One Nocardioides aromaticivorans genomic window carries:
- the fabF gene encoding beta-ketoacyl-ACP synthase II, with protein sequence MSRIRVVVTGLGTTSPLGGDVASTWEGLLAGRSGVRHLGDIADGLPVTIGGVAAVDPTEVLDRVVARRLDRSSQLALVAALEAWADSGLAAAQEAGDLDSERLGVAFASGIGGVQTLLSNHEVLMEKGPRRVSPIAVPMLMANAPAATISLRIGARGPVNTPVSACASGNEAISLAADQIRLGRVDVAVAGGTEAAIHPLPIAAFANMMALSKNDGDPTTVSRPFDTGRDGFVLGEGAGALVLESYEHAKARGARIYAEVLGTGITADAHDIAQPDPAGRGGARAIRLAVQDAGVAPSDIAHVNAHATSTPQGDVAESLMLHAVLGSAANDLVVSATKSMTGHLLGGAGALEGVATVLALHHRTAPPTINLDEQDPRVELDVATKVRDLPLGDVAALNNSFGFGGANVAVIFGTPS encoded by the coding sequence ATGTCCCGCATCCGTGTCGTCGTCACCGGCCTGGGCACCACCAGCCCGCTCGGCGGCGATGTCGCCAGCACCTGGGAGGGCCTCCTCGCCGGTCGTTCGGGGGTTCGTCACCTCGGCGACATCGCTGACGGCCTCCCCGTGACCATCGGCGGCGTCGCGGCCGTGGACCCCACCGAGGTCCTCGACCGCGTCGTCGCCCGCCGGCTCGACCGCTCCTCGCAGCTCGCGCTCGTCGCGGCGCTCGAGGCGTGGGCCGACTCCGGCCTGGCCGCCGCCCAGGAGGCCGGCGACCTCGACAGCGAGCGCCTCGGCGTCGCCTTCGCCTCCGGCATCGGTGGCGTGCAGACGCTGCTGTCCAACCACGAGGTCCTGATGGAGAAGGGTCCGCGCCGGGTCTCCCCCATCGCGGTCCCGATGCTGATGGCCAACGCCCCGGCCGCCACCATCAGCCTCCGGATCGGCGCTCGCGGACCGGTCAACACGCCCGTCTCGGCCTGCGCGTCCGGCAACGAGGCCATCTCGCTCGCCGCCGACCAGATCCGGCTCGGCCGGGTCGACGTCGCCGTCGCCGGCGGCACGGAGGCGGCGATCCACCCGCTCCCGATCGCGGCGTTCGCGAACATGATGGCGCTGTCGAAGAACGACGGCGACCCCACCACGGTCTCCCGCCCGTTCGACACCGGTCGTGACGGCTTCGTGCTCGGCGAGGGCGCTGGGGCGCTCGTGCTCGAGTCCTACGAGCACGCCAAGGCACGCGGCGCCCGCATCTACGCGGAGGTGCTGGGCACCGGCATCACGGCCGACGCCCACGACATCGCCCAGCCCGACCCGGCCGGCCGCGGCGGCGCCCGCGCCATCCGGCTCGCCGTGCAGGACGCCGGGGTCGCCCCGTCGGACATCGCCCACGTCAACGCCCACGCGACCTCGACCCCGCAGGGTGACGTCGCGGAGTCGCTGATGCTGCACGCCGTCCTCGGCTCGGCCGCCAACGACCTGGTCGTCTCGGCGACCAAGTCGATGACCGGTCACCTCCTCGGTGGCGCCGGCGCCCTCGAGGGCGTGGCCACCGTGCTCGCGCTCCACCACCGCACTGCTCCCCCCACCATCAACCTCGACGAGCAGGATCCGCGGGTCGAGCTCGACGTGGCGACGAAGGTCCGGGACCTCCCACTCGGCGACGTCGCTGCGCTGAACAACTCCTTCGGTTTCGGCGGTGCCAACGTGGCCGTCATCTTCGGGACGCCGAGCTGA
- a CDS encoding NtaA/DmoA family FMN-dependent monooxygenase (This protein belongs to a clade of FMN-dependent monooxygenases, within a broader family of flavin-dependent oxidoreductases, the luciferase-like monooxygenase (LMM) family, some of whose members use coenzyme F420 rather than FMN.), producing MTTGTDQPKRLILNLFEMNCVSHITHGLWRLPDNNRERFNDIEYWTELARLLEDGGFDAVFLADVVGTYDVFRGSAETAVRQGLQIPNNDPAVVVPAMAAVTKHLGFGITFSTTYEPPFAWARRASTLDHLTKGRVGWNIVTSYLPNAARNFDLEGEVEHDERFARADEYLDVLYKLWEGSWDDDAIVADREHNVFADPAKIRPIDHDGTYYKVEGPHLPSPSRQRTPLLITATQSDAGTAFAGKHAEVVFTGGPDQAGLAATVARLKRAAVDAGRAPGDLKVVTTAGIIVGATEEEARAKLARFQELSDPEGYLAHAGLPWDPTAHPADARLGELADSRAHGRWRRIADPEQTVGDYLAGFGDLSAHPLFAVGTPDQVADEVERWLDELDIDGINLLQYHTYDTAKDFIELVAPVLRERGRLRTSYDEGESLRDRIFGEGDRLPERHFGARYRGGAHLPNRTGISDPDQLTA from the coding sequence ATGACGACGGGCACGGACCAGCCCAAGCGGCTGATCCTCAACCTGTTCGAGATGAACTGCGTCAGCCACATCACCCACGGGCTGTGGCGGCTGCCGGACAACAACCGCGAGCGGTTCAACGACATCGAGTACTGGACCGAGCTGGCGCGGCTGCTCGAGGACGGCGGCTTCGACGCGGTCTTCCTGGCCGACGTCGTCGGCACCTACGACGTCTTCCGCGGCAGTGCGGAGACCGCGGTGAGGCAGGGGCTGCAGATCCCGAACAACGACCCGGCGGTCGTCGTACCGGCGATGGCGGCGGTGACGAAGCACCTCGGGTTCGGGATCACGTTCTCCACGACCTACGAGCCGCCGTTCGCCTGGGCACGGCGGGCGAGCACGCTCGACCACCTCACCAAGGGGCGCGTCGGCTGGAACATCGTGACGTCGTACCTCCCGAACGCGGCACGCAACTTCGACCTCGAGGGCGAGGTCGAGCACGACGAGCGCTTCGCCCGGGCCGACGAGTACCTCGACGTCCTCTACAAGCTGTGGGAGGGCTCCTGGGACGACGACGCGATCGTCGCCGACCGCGAGCACAACGTCTTCGCCGATCCCGCGAAGATCCGGCCGATCGACCACGACGGCACGTACTACAAGGTCGAGGGGCCGCACCTGCCCTCGCCGAGCCGGCAGCGCACGCCGCTGCTGATCACGGCGACCCAGTCCGACGCGGGCACCGCCTTCGCGGGCAAGCACGCCGAGGTCGTCTTCACCGGCGGTCCCGACCAGGCCGGCCTCGCGGCGACGGTGGCGCGGCTGAAGCGGGCCGCGGTCGACGCGGGCCGCGCTCCCGGTGACCTGAAGGTCGTCACCACCGCGGGGATCATCGTGGGAGCGACCGAGGAGGAGGCGCGGGCCAAGCTCGCCCGCTTCCAGGAGCTCTCCGACCCGGAGGGCTACCTGGCCCATGCCGGGCTGCCGTGGGACCCGACCGCGCACCCGGCGGACGCGAGGCTGGGCGAGCTCGCCGACAGCCGGGCCCACGGCCGCTGGCGCCGGATCGCGGACCCCGAGCAGACCGTCGGCGACTACCTCGCCGGCTTCGGCGACCTGAGCGCGCACCCGCTCTTCGCGGTCGGCACGCCCGACCAGGTCGCCGACGAGGTCGAGCGCTGGCTCGACGAGCTCGACATCGACGGCATCAACCTCCTCCAGTACCACACCTACGACACGGCGAAGGACTTCATCGAGCTCGTCGCCCCGGTGCTCCGCGAGCGCGGCCGCCTCCGGACGTCGTACGACGAGGGGGAGTCCCTGCGCGACCGCATCTTCGGCGAGGGCGACCGCCTTCCCGAGCGGCACTTCGGCGCGCGCTACCGCGGCGGCGCCCACCTGCCCAACCGGACCGGGATCTCGGACCCGGACCAGCTCACCGCATGA
- a CDS encoding ABC transporter substrate-binding protein has protein sequence MTSPTTHRRLRIAAATAGLALAGQGLTACGSDTVSGAGDRVEGGTITYAHVQEPPCIFGGWIQQAYISRQVLDGLVTQDEDGSVKPWLATEWKVSEDGLTYTFTLKDGVKFTDGTPLDAAAVAYNFEQFEHTDLNGTAKVSIDPYYKKARAIDATHVEIALNKPYPQFLTLITQGYFGIQSPKALKTRTKEQNCEQPIGSGAFTVEEWKKGEEVVFKKNPDYTSWPSTAKHEGPAYVDELRWKFVADGVSRYASLTTGQTDVIYEVPTVNWKDAEQKFDNTIRYITPGKPVSFYINTQQGIFTDKLVRQAFAYGADRKGAVETGFHGVIPYEGNPSVSQSTPDYNSDAADAYAFDQDKANELLDEAGWSEKNADGVRTKGGRTLSAKLVYGAGFIFTSEGATVLQALQEQWKEVGFDVKLVPATMAELWGGKYSDPSTFDATPSYWTSPSPAILWIVWRPSTEALPNYNNRSFYNNEELSRTIQAANSELDPATATELYKKAQQIIQDDAAGIGLYTQNTTMAVANNLKDVWVEKSQGEPIFSDAYFVE, from the coding sequence ATGACCAGTCCCACCACCCACCGCCGCCTCCGGATCGCTGCTGCGACCGCCGGCCTCGCGCTCGCCGGTCAGGGACTCACCGCCTGCGGTTCCGACACGGTGTCCGGCGCGGGGGACCGCGTCGAGGGCGGCACCATCACCTACGCCCACGTCCAGGAGCCGCCCTGCATCTTCGGCGGCTGGATCCAGCAGGCCTACATCTCCCGCCAGGTTCTCGACGGCCTGGTCACCCAGGACGAGGACGGGTCGGTGAAGCCGTGGCTGGCCACGGAGTGGAAGGTCTCCGAGGACGGCCTGACCTACACGTTCACGCTCAAGGACGGCGTGAAGTTCACCGACGGCACGCCGCTGGACGCCGCGGCGGTCGCCTACAACTTCGAGCAGTTCGAGCACACCGACCTCAACGGCACGGCCAAGGTCTCGATCGACCCGTACTACAAGAAGGCCCGGGCGATCGACGCCACGCACGTGGAGATCGCGCTCAACAAGCCCTACCCCCAGTTCCTCACGCTCATCACCCAGGGCTACTTCGGGATCCAGTCGCCGAAGGCGCTGAAGACCCGCACGAAGGAGCAGAACTGCGAGCAGCCGATCGGCTCGGGCGCCTTCACCGTCGAGGAGTGGAAGAAGGGCGAGGAGGTCGTCTTCAAGAAGAACCCGGACTACACCTCCTGGCCGTCCACCGCGAAGCACGAGGGCCCGGCGTACGTCGACGAGCTGCGCTGGAAGTTCGTCGCCGACGGGGTCTCCCGCTACGCCTCGCTGACGACCGGACAGACGGACGTCATCTACGAGGTGCCGACGGTGAACTGGAAGGACGCGGAGCAGAAGTTCGACAACACGATCCGCTACATCACGCCGGGCAAGCCGGTGTCCTTCTACATCAACACGCAGCAGGGCATCTTCACCGACAAGCTCGTGCGCCAGGCGTTCGCCTACGGCGCCGACCGCAAGGGTGCCGTCGAGACCGGCTTCCACGGCGTGATCCCCTACGAGGGCAACCCGTCGGTCAGCCAGTCGACGCCCGACTACAACAGCGACGCCGCCGACGCGTACGCCTTCGACCAGGACAAGGCCAACGAGCTGCTCGACGAGGCCGGCTGGAGCGAGAAGAACGCCGACGGCGTGCGCACCAAGGGCGGGAGGACGCTGAGCGCCAAGCTCGTGTACGGCGCCGGGTTCATCTTCACCTCCGAGGGCGCCACCGTGCTGCAGGCCCTGCAGGAGCAGTGGAAGGAGGTCGGCTTCGACGTGAAGCTGGTCCCGGCCACGATGGCGGAGCTGTGGGGCGGGAAGTACTCCGACCCGTCGACCTTCGACGCGACGCCGTCGTACTGGACGAGCCCGAGCCCGGCGATCCTGTGGATCGTGTGGCGGCCGTCGACCGAGGCGCTGCCGAACTACAACAACCGCTCCTTCTACAACAACGAGGAGCTGTCCCGCACGATCCAGGCGGCCAACAGCGAGCTCGACCCCGCGACGGCGACCGAGCTCTACAAGAAGGCGCAGCAGATCATCCAGGACGACGCCGCCGGCATCGGGCTCTACACCCAGAACACGACGATGGCCGTCGCCAACAACCTCAAGGACGTCTGGGTCGAGAAGAGCCAGGGCGAGCCGATCTTCTCCGATGCGTACTTCGTGGAGTGA
- a CDS encoding alpha/beta fold hydrolase translates to MAEKADRAAAMRDDVQYVTIHGKKRAFVLKGSGPALLLLHGLACDHTTWTPVIDQLAKKYTVIAPDLLGHGLSDKPRADYTLGGYANGMRDLLTVLGIDKVTVVGHSFGGGVAMQFAYQFPERTQRVMLVATGGLGPEVTPLIKLIQVPGWFRVMGVLTLPGVRHLETFALRTAHEYGDVGPLRKVTRDLDEVADIVESWKDRRTRFAIRHLVRAVIDWRGQIVTMSDRAYLSDAMPMAVVWGRDDQVIPVRHASNAAALAPDVRVEVLPDAGHFPHKDHPEEFARILDDFVSSTEPASYNRARFRRMLKAGGSAPASPVPTLEGAPEPQAATSA, encoded by the coding sequence ATGGCGGAGAAGGCTGACCGCGCCGCGGCGATGCGCGACGACGTCCAGTACGTCACCATCCACGGCAAGAAGCGCGCCTTCGTGCTCAAGGGCAGCGGTCCCGCGCTCCTCCTGCTGCACGGCCTCGCCTGCGACCACACCACGTGGACCCCCGTGATCGACCAGCTGGCGAAGAAGTACACCGTGATCGCCCCCGACCTGCTGGGGCACGGCCTCTCCGACAAGCCGCGCGCCGACTACACCCTGGGCGGCTACGCCAACGGCATGCGCGACCTGCTCACCGTCCTCGGCATCGACAAGGTCACCGTCGTGGGGCACAGCTTCGGCGGCGGCGTCGCGATGCAGTTCGCCTACCAGTTCCCCGAGCGCACCCAGCGGGTCATGCTCGTCGCCACCGGCGGCCTCGGCCCCGAGGTGACCCCCCTGATCAAGCTGATCCAGGTCCCCGGCTGGTTCCGGGTGATGGGCGTGCTGACCCTGCCGGGCGTGCGCCACCTGGAGACCTTCGCGCTCCGCACCGCCCACGAGTACGGCGACGTGGGGCCGCTGCGCAAGGTCACCCGTGACCTCGACGAGGTCGCCGACATCGTCGAGTCGTGGAAGGACCGGCGCACCCGCTTCGCGATCCGTCACCTCGTGCGTGCGGTCATCGACTGGCGCGGCCAGATCGTCACCATGTCCGACCGGGCCTACCTCAGCGACGCCATGCCGATGGCCGTGGTGTGGGGCAGGGACGACCAGGTCATCCCGGTCCGGCACGCCAGCAACGCCGCCGCCCTCGCGCCGGACGTCCGGGTGGAGGTGCTGCCCGACGCGGGGCACTTCCCGCACAAGGACCACCCGGAGGAGTTCGCGCGGATCCTGGACGACTTCGTCAGCTCGACCGAGCCGGCGTCGTACAACCGGGCGCGCTTCCGGCGGATGCTGAAGGCGGGCGGCTCGGCCCCCGCGAGCCCGGTGCCGACCCTCGAGGGCGCGCCGGAGCCGCAGGCGGCCACCTCCGCCTGA
- a CDS encoding ACP S-malonyltransferase: MLVIVAPGQGAQTPGFLSAWLEDPAFAARIGWLSAVSGLDLAHYGTEADGDTIRDTKIAQPLLVAAALATAQQLGPQPAAAVAGHSVGEFGAAVAAGVLSPEQAMVLVRERGQAMADAAAVTPTGMTASLGGDRDEVLAAIEAHGLTPANDNGPGQIVAAGTLEKLAAFAENPPKGARLRPLAVAGAFHSPHMAPAVEHVAALAGSVDVDDARIPFITNSDGTLLTDGAVVLDRIVGQIARPVRWDLCLDAMAELGVTGFLELPPAGTLTGIAKRFFRDRGMTVETFALNGPEQLDEAREFCERHAALAEVVPA, from the coding sequence GTGCTCGTGATCGTGGCCCCCGGACAAGGGGCACAGACCCCCGGATTCCTCTCCGCCTGGCTGGAGGACCCGGCCTTCGCCGCGCGCATCGGCTGGCTCTCGGCCGTCTCCGGTCTCGACCTGGCCCACTACGGCACCGAGGCCGACGGCGACACGATCCGCGACACGAAGATCGCCCAGCCGCTCCTGGTCGCCGCGGCCCTCGCCACGGCCCAGCAGCTCGGCCCGCAGCCGGCCGCAGCTGTCGCGGGCCACAGCGTCGGAGAGTTCGGCGCCGCCGTGGCCGCAGGCGTCCTGAGCCCCGAGCAGGCGATGGTCCTGGTCCGCGAGCGAGGCCAGGCGATGGCCGACGCCGCGGCGGTGACCCCGACCGGCATGACCGCCTCCCTGGGCGGCGACCGTGACGAGGTCCTCGCCGCGATCGAGGCCCACGGCCTCACGCCCGCCAACGACAACGGTCCCGGTCAGATCGTCGCCGCCGGCACGCTCGAGAAGCTCGCGGCGTTCGCGGAGAACCCGCCGAAGGGCGCCCGGCTCCGGCCGCTCGCCGTCGCCGGCGCGTTCCACTCCCCGCACATGGCGCCGGCCGTCGAGCACGTCGCCGCTCTCGCGGGCTCGGTGGACGTGGACGACGCGCGGATCCCGTTCATCACCAACTCCGACGGCACCCTGCTGACCGACGGCGCCGTGGTCCTCGACCGGATCGTCGGCCAGATCGCCCGCCCGGTCCGCTGGGACCTGTGCCTGGACGCCATGGCCGAGCTGGGCGTGACCGGCTTCCTCGAGCTGCCGCCCGCCGGCACGCTGACCGGGATCGCCAAGCGCTTCTTCCGCGACCGCGGGATGACGGTCGAGACGTTCGCGCTCAACGGGCCCGAGCAGCTCGACGAGGCACGCGAGTTCTGCGAGCGGCACGCCGCGCTGGCCGAGGTCGTGCCCGCATGA
- a CDS encoding beta-ketoacyl-ACP synthase III — MSATIRTETGSTHAAFLGVGAYRPSRLVPNSEVVDAIDSSDEWIQQRSGIKTRRFAGEDETVVSMAVAASQKALDAAGIDAQQVDAVIVATISHLIQTPSAATAIAHALGTAQPAAFDISAACAGFCHGVALANDMVRGGSARHVLVIGVEKLSDITDPTDRGTAFIFADGAGAVVVGPSDSPGIGPVVWGSDGEHYDHIRTPDWRDILAAGGGMPNLSMKGNEVFRWASYGMAKVAQQALDRAGITADQLDVFVPHQANNRITDTMARALRLPDTVRIARDIIDAGNTSAASIPLALDRMIADGEAKSGDLALLIAFGAGLAYAAQVVTVP; from the coding sequence ATGAGCGCCACGATCCGCACCGAGACCGGTTCCACCCACGCTGCCTTCCTCGGCGTGGGTGCCTACCGGCCGTCCCGCCTCGTGCCGAACTCCGAGGTCGTCGACGCCATCGACTCCAGCGACGAGTGGATCCAGCAGCGCTCGGGCATCAAGACCCGTCGCTTCGCAGGCGAGGACGAGACCGTCGTCTCGATGGCTGTCGCCGCCTCGCAGAAGGCGCTCGACGCCGCCGGCATCGACGCACAACAGGTCGACGCCGTGATCGTGGCGACCATCAGCCACCTGATCCAGACCCCCTCCGCCGCGACGGCGATCGCGCACGCGCTGGGCACCGCGCAGCCGGCCGCGTTCGACATCTCCGCGGCCTGCGCCGGCTTCTGCCACGGGGTCGCCCTGGCCAACGACATGGTCCGCGGCGGCAGCGCCCGCCACGTCCTGGTGATCGGCGTCGAGAAGCTGTCCGACATCACCGACCCCACCGACCGCGGGACGGCGTTCATCTTCGCCGACGGCGCCGGCGCCGTCGTCGTGGGACCGTCCGACTCCCCCGGCATCGGCCCGGTCGTGTGGGGCTCCGACGGCGAGCACTACGACCACATCCGCACGCCCGACTGGCGCGACATCCTCGCTGCGGGCGGCGGCATGCCCAACCTGTCGATGAAGGGCAACGAGGTCTTCCGCTGGGCGTCGTACGGCATGGCCAAGGTGGCCCAGCAGGCGCTCGACCGCGCGGGCATCACCGCCGACCAGCTCGACGTCTTCGTGCCCCACCAGGCCAACAACCGGATCACCGACACCATGGCCCGTGCCCTCCGGCTGCCCGACACGGTGCGCATCGCGCGCGACATCATCGACGCCGGCAACACCTCGGCCGCCTCGATCCCGCTCGCCCTCGACCGCATGATCGCCGACGGCGAGGCGAAGTCCGGGGACCTCGCGCTCCTCATCGCCTTCGGCGCCGGCCTGGCGTACGCCGCCCAGGTCGTCACCGTCCCCTGA
- a CDS encoding LLM class flavin-dependent oxidoreductase — protein sequence MPDSTAARTHPEDDMSTPPARPLHFAAFVMNTTGHIIQGTWRRPSARQTDFNDLEHWVGLAKTLERGKFDAIFFADVVGLYAPYRGDERRYFEAGLQVPSNDPSVLASAIAYATEHLGIAYTASILQEHPFNFARRVSTLDHASKGRVAWNIVTNYLPNASRNFGLEGLTKHDERYAWADEYVDVTYKLWEGSWEEDALVQDRESGIHAHFDKVHRINHEGPRYKVEGPHLVSPSPQRTPLLFQAGASEAGRSFAARNAEAVFIQAPTLEAAARDTGDIRSRAVAEGRRADDLKFFQGLYVVPASTEEEARRKAAELDEWIDYDAQLSHMSGAVGVDFGHDDLDTPVGEIRTEGVQSIVGWIHDLVTDRPATLRDVAHFTATNNRIVGTPEQIADRLAAWQAAGVDGVNLVNAEIPGSYEEFVDHVIPTLQARGLAQTEYREGTLREKLFGRGDRLPDRHPATRYRGAFAPVGAR from the coding sequence GTGCCCGACAGCACCGCCGCACGCACCCACCCGGAGGACGACATGTCCACGCCCCCTGCACGCCCACTCCACTTCGCCGCGTTCGTGATGAACACGACCGGCCACATCATCCAGGGCACCTGGCGCCGGCCGAGCGCCCGCCAGACCGACTTCAACGACCTCGAGCACTGGGTCGGCCTCGCGAAGACCCTCGAGCGCGGCAAGTTCGACGCGATCTTCTTCGCCGACGTCGTCGGCCTCTACGCGCCGTACCGCGGCGACGAGCGCCGGTACTTCGAGGCCGGCCTGCAGGTCCCGAGCAACGACCCGAGCGTGCTCGCCAGCGCGATCGCCTACGCCACCGAGCACCTCGGCATCGCCTACACGGCCTCGATCCTGCAGGAGCACCCGTTCAACTTCGCCCGGCGGGTCAGCACGCTCGACCACGCCAGCAAGGGCCGGGTGGCGTGGAACATCGTCACCAACTACCTGCCGAACGCCTCGCGCAACTTCGGGCTCGAGGGCCTGACGAAGCACGACGAGCGCTACGCGTGGGCCGACGAGTACGTCGACGTCACCTACAAGCTGTGGGAGGGCTCGTGGGAGGAGGACGCCCTCGTCCAGGACCGGGAGAGCGGCATCCACGCGCACTTCGACAAGGTGCACCGGATCAACCACGAGGGCCCGCGCTACAAGGTCGAGGGCCCGCACCTGGTCAGCCCGAGCCCGCAGCGCACGCCCCTGCTGTTCCAGGCCGGCGCCTCCGAGGCCGGGCGCAGCTTCGCCGCCCGCAACGCCGAGGCGGTCTTCATCCAGGCGCCCACGCTCGAGGCCGCCGCCCGCGACACCGGCGACATCCGCAGCCGCGCGGTCGCCGAGGGCCGGCGGGCCGACGACCTCAAGTTCTTCCAGGGCCTGTACGTCGTCCCGGCGTCCACCGAGGAGGAGGCGCGCCGCAAGGCGGCGGAGCTGGACGAGTGGATCGACTACGACGCGCAGCTCTCGCACATGTCGGGTGCCGTCGGCGTCGACTTCGGACACGACGACCTCGACACCCCGGTGGGGGAGATCCGGACCGAGGGGGTGCAGTCGATCGTCGGCTGGATCCACGACCTCGTGACCGACCGCCCGGCCACCCTGCGCGACGTCGCGCACTTCACGGCGACCAACAACCGCATCGTCGGCACGCCCGAGCAGATCGCGGACCGGCTGGCGGCCTGGCAGGCGGCCGGCGTCGACGGCGTCAACCTGGTCAACGCCGAGATCCCCGGCAGCTACGAGGAGTTCGTCGACCACGTCATCCCGACGCTCCAGGCCCGCGGGCTCGCGCAGACGGAGTACCGCGAGGGCACCTTGCGCGAGAAGCTCTTCGGCCGCGGCGACCGGCTGCCGGACCGGCACCCGGCGACCCGCTACCGCGGCGCCTTCGCCCCGGTCGGCGCCCGATGA
- a CDS encoding acyl carrier protein, giving the protein MSTEEIRAALADIVNEVAGIPADDVQLDKSFSDDLDVDSLSMVEVVVEAEEKFGVTIPDDEVKNLKTVGDAVAYIERNQAA; this is encoded by the coding sequence ATGAGCACCGAAGAGATCCGCGCCGCCCTCGCCGACATCGTCAACGAGGTCGCCGGCATCCCCGCCGACGACGTCCAGCTCGACAAGTCCTTCAGCGACGACCTCGACGTCGACTCGCTGTCGATGGTCGAGGTCGTGGTCGAGGCCGAGGAGAAGTTCGGCGTCACGATCCCCGACGACGAGGTCAAGAACCTCAAGACCGTCGGCGACGCCGTCGCCTACATCGAGCGCAACCAGGCCGCCTGA
- a CDS encoding PucR family transcriptional regulator: MSPTGPRAHQSATRQLRAASGSLSTAAVARMEADLSWFRQLGAEERSWVGMIVQAGVKGFVDWFAEGGATDPDDDEVVIQVFGAAPRAMAGVVDLHQTVELIKLTIDEVERNIQLLLEPDVMEEVHAAVLRYGREVAFATAEVYARAAEVRGRWDARLEALVVDAVLRAETDESVLSRASAVGWAARGAVAVVVGTAPAEATGAQTGAFDAVRREAHERGLDALCAVQGHLLVVILGGVGTPEKDAAPLVGLFGEGPVVVGPTAADLSTAHVSARVALGALRAAVGWPDAPRPVSAHDLLPERILAGDDAARVDAVEQLYRPLAEARGELVETLVAYFANGGGIEATSRALFVHANTVRYRLGQIGDVTGLTPSVPRDALVLQLALVLGRQAGL; the protein is encoded by the coding sequence ATGTCGCCGACCGGACCGAGGGCACACCAGAGCGCCACCCGGCAGCTCCGCGCGGCCTCCGGGTCGCTCAGCACCGCGGCCGTCGCGCGGATGGAGGCCGACCTCAGCTGGTTCCGCCAGCTCGGCGCCGAGGAGCGCTCCTGGGTCGGGATGATCGTGCAGGCCGGCGTGAAGGGCTTCGTCGACTGGTTCGCCGAGGGCGGTGCCACCGACCCCGACGACGACGAGGTGGTCATCCAGGTCTTCGGCGCCGCGCCGCGGGCCATGGCCGGCGTGGTCGACCTGCACCAGACCGTCGAGCTGATCAAGCTGACCATCGACGAGGTCGAGCGCAACATCCAGCTGCTCCTGGAGCCCGACGTGATGGAGGAGGTGCACGCCGCCGTCCTGCGCTACGGGCGCGAGGTCGCGTTCGCCACCGCCGAGGTCTACGCCCGCGCCGCCGAGGTCCGGGGCCGGTGGGACGCCCGCCTCGAGGCGCTGGTCGTCGACGCGGTGCTGCGGGCCGAGACGGACGAGTCGGTGCTGTCCCGGGCCAGTGCGGTCGGTTGGGCGGCGCGTGGCGCCGTGGCCGTGGTGGTCGGGACCGCCCCCGCCGAGGCCACCGGTGCGCAGACCGGCGCCTTCGACGCCGTACGACGAGAGGCGCACGAACGCGGCCTCGACGCCCTCTGTGCCGTGCAGGGCCACCTCCTCGTCGTGATCCTGGGCGGTGTCGGCACCCCCGAGAAGGACGCCGCCCCCCTCGTGGGCCTGTTCGGCGAGGGCCCCGTGGTGGTCGGCCCGACCGCCGCCGACCTGTCCACCGCCCACGTGTCGGCACGCGTCGCGCTGGGTGCCCTGCGGGCCGCGGTCGGCTGGCCCGACGCCCCGCGCCCGGTGTCCGCCCACGACCTGCTCCCGGAGCGGATCCTGGCCGGCGACGACGCCGCGCGTGTCGACGCCGTCGAGCAGCTGTACCGCCCCCTCGCCGAGGCCCGCGGCGAGCTCGTCGAGACCCTGGTCGCCTACTTCGCCAACGGCGGCGGCATCGAGGCCACCTCGCGCGCGCTCTTCGTGCACGCCAACACGGTGCGCTACCGGCTCGGCCAGATCGGCGACGTGACCGGCCTGACGCCCTCGGTCCCCCGCGACGCGCTGGTCCTCCAGCTCGCCCTCGTCCTGGGCCGGCAGGCGGGACTGTAG